The genomic window CAGGTCCAGTCGAAGGTGAGGTTGGTGAAGGGCGTCTGGGTGCCCCACCGGCTGGGGACGTTGAGGTTGAAGATGAGCTCCTGCATGCACTGGAGGACGTCCTCGTACTCCATGCGGTCGAGGCGGACGAAGGGCGCCATGTAGGTGTCGAAGGAGCTGAAGGCCTGGGCGCCGGCCCACTCGTTCTGGAGGGTGCCGAGGAAGTTGACGATCTGGCCGACGGCGCTGGAGAAGTGGCGCGGCGGGCGGCAGGCGATCTTGCCGGGGATGCCGTTGAAGCCCTGCTGGAGGAGGGACTTGAGGGACCAGCCGGCGCAGTAGCCGGAGAACATGTCGAGGTCGTGGATGTGGAGGTCGCCGGCGCGGTGGGCGTCGCCGGCCTCCTGGGAGTAGATCTGGGAGAGCCAGTAGTTGGCGATGACCTTGCCGGAGGTGTTGAGGATCATCCCGCCGAGCGAGTAGCCCTGGTTGGCGTTGGCGTTGACGCGCCAGTCGGAGCGGTCGAGGTACTCGGTGATGGTGGCGACGGCGTCGACCTGCGGGCGCGAGCCGTGGGCCACGGCGGAGTCGGCGGAGCCTCGGGCGACGAGGGCGGGCTCGGCGGTGGGGACGCCGACGGCGGGGGCGGCATCGGCGCGAGAGGCGGCGGGGCTGGTGGCGGGGGTCTGACGGGTTTCGGACACGGGGTTCTCCATCGATGACGTGGTGGGCATGGTCAGGAGCGGGATGTGCGCGTGCCGACGACGTCGGGGCGGGCCGGGCGGCGGCCGTGGCGGCTGCGTCCGGGCGGGCCCGTGGGCGCCGGCGGTGGCGCCGCCGCGCATCCTCCGGGAGCGACCCGGGGCGGCGGCGCCGAGGTCGACAGTACAACCGAATGAGTCCGGTTGGGCACATCATCCAGTGGGTGAGTGCCATGATGACCACTAGATGTTGTGGTGTGACGATCGGTTGTCACTGGAATAAGCCGCACTTTCCGGCGCGATCGACGACCGGGCCCACCCCCGCACCACGTGATCGGCGTCACGAAACTCGCCCGACGACGTCGGCGCCCAGGCGTGTCGCGCCGGGACCGGACCGAGCCGCCCGGCCGTGCGACACAGCGGCAGACATCCTCGGCAAACGGTGGCGCCGTCGGCGTCGTCCTCTGCCGAGGATGTCTGCCTCTGCAAGCCGGAACCCCGCGGACCGAGCCGGGACGTCCGGGTCCGGAACGCCCGAGCCCGTGTCCTAAGGTGTCGCCCTGGAGCTCGACGAGGAGACGGACGTGGACGATGCCGGCAGCGCGCTGACGCACAAGGACGTGCTGGCGCTGGACGTCGCTCGCCTCTACCACGAGGCCGGCCTCACCCAGGCCGAGGTCGCCGAGCGGGTCCACCTCTCGCGCCCCACCGTCTCCAAGCTCCTGTCCTACGCCCAGCGCCGGGGCTTCGTCCGCATCGAGGTGTGGGACCCGCGCGAGCACGATGAGGCCGTCATCGCGGCCCTCCTCGACCGCTTCGACCTCACCGAGGTCCGTCTCGTCGCCACCCATCCCCACCTGCCCGGCCAGGCACGTGCGGCCCTCGCCGCTCAGGGGGCGGACCTGCTCACCGCGCTCGTCCGCGACGGCGACGTCGTCGCGGTCCAGGGATCGGCCGTGCTCGCCGACGTCGTGCGCTGCCTCGCGCCCGCCCACCTGCGGTCCGTCCGGGTCGTGCAGATGGCCCGGAGCCTCTCGGAGTGCCTCACCGGCCGCGAGGAGACGTCGTCCCCCGCGCTCCTGGCGAGCACGCTCGGTGCGCAGGCGACGCCCCTGCCCTGCCCGCTCATCGCGCCGTCGGTCCCGGAGGCGAACAGGCTGCGCTCGTCCTCCCCGCTCCGGGAGGCCCTTGCGCTCATCCCCGAGGCCCGGGTCGCCGTCTTCACCGCGACCTCGGCCGAGCGCTTCGCGCCGCTCACCGACCGCCTCGGCCTGTCGCAGGAGGACGCCGAGTCCCTCCGGCACCACGCGGCCGGCGAGCTCTGCGCACGGATCATCGACGCCGACGGCTGCGTCTGCCTCCCCGACCTCAACAACCGCACTCTCGGCGTCTCCCTCACCGAGCTGAGGCACATCGAGCAGAAGGTGCTCCTCGCCTGCGGACGGGACTGCGCGCCCGTCGTCCGAGCGGCGCTGTCCAGCGGGTACGTCGATCGCCTCGTCGTCGACGTCGCGACCGCCCGGCAGGTGCTGGCGCTCGACGCGGCCTGAGCCCGGCACATTCGTGCCACCACCGCACCTCTGGTCGACCTGACCGCCCCATCAGGAGGACGATCGCCACCTTTCCTCGGAACGGCGCCGTTTTCCGCAGCTGCCGCGTTCTGCCCGCCTCCCTTCCGACGCCCGACGCCCGCGCCGTAGCCTCCCTGGCACCGCCCCGTACCCACGGGCGGATGAACAAAGGAGTTCACATGACACGAGCGTCCCTCATCGATCACACGCTCCTGGCCCCGACCGCGGGCCGCAAGGCGGTGACGGCCCTCTGCCGGGAGGCCGTCGACCTGGGAATGGCGTCCGTGTGCGTCAACCCCGTGCACGTACCCCTCGCCGCCGAGCTCGTCGCAGGGTCAGGAGTGGCCGTCTGCACGGTCATCGACTTCCCCTTCGGCGCGAGCAGCACCCGCTCCAAGGCGGAGCAGACGCGGATCGCCGTCGACGACGGCGCCACGGAGGTCGACATGGTCGTCCCTCTCGGCGCCGTCAAGGAGCACGACTGGGACCGCGTCGAGCAGGACGTGCGCGGCGTCGTCGAGGCCGCCGGCGCCGACGTCACCGTCAAGGTCATCCTCGAGACCTGCCTCCTCGACGACGAGGAGATCACGCGCGCCTGCGACTGCACCCAGGCGGCCGGCGCCGACTTCGTCAAGACCTCGACCGGGTACTCGACCGGCGGCGCGACCGTCCACGCCGTCGAGGTCATGCACCGCGCGGTCGGAGGCAGCCTCGGGATCAAGGCCTCCGGCGGGATCCACTCGCCCGAGGAGATGAGCGCCATGCTCGCCGCGGGCGCCACCCGCATCGGCGCCTCCGCGGGCCGGGCCCTCCTCGCGCAGGAGGAGCAGGCATGAGCACCACCGTCGTCGAGACCCCGCGCTCGCGCGGTCTCATCCCGAACCGGACCCGTCAGCTCTCCGACGGCTACCTCGACCGGACCCCGATCTTCCAGTACATCCTGCTGTCGATCTGCTTCCCGATGTGGGGCGCGGCGGCCTCGCTCAACGACATCCTCATCACCCAGTTCAAGTCGTTGTTCACCCTGTCCGACTTCGCCTCCGCCTTCGTCCAGTCGGCCTTCTACGGCGGCTACTTCGTGCTGGCGATCCCCGCCTCCCGGATCATCCGCCGCTGGAGCTACAAGACCGGCATCCTCGTGGGCCTGACCTTCTACATCGTGGGTTGCACGATGTTCTTCCCGGCCTCCCGCATGGCCACCTACTCGGTGTTCCTCGCCGCGATCTTCGCGATCGCCGTCGGGCTGTCCTTCCTCGAGACCTCCTGCAACACGTACTCGTCGATGATCGGGCCGAAGCGCCTGTCCACGCTGCGCCTCAACATCTCGCAGACCTTCTACCCGATCGGCTCCATCGCCGGCATCCTCATGGGCAAGTACCTCATCTTCACCGAGGGCGCGTCCCTGCACGAGCAGCTCCAGGGACTCTCCCCGGCGGAGGCCCACGAGCTGAGCCAGCAGATGCTTCTGCGCACGCTCCAGCCCTACCGCTTCCTCGTCATCGTCCTGCTCCTCCTGCTCGTCGTCGTCGCGCTCACGCAGATGCCGGCCTGCAAGCCGCAGCACGAGACCGTCTCGGGCACGGCCAAGGACCAGGCCACCATCGGGGAGACGCTGAGCTACCTGGCGCGCAACGGGCGCTTCCGTCGAGGCATCGTCACCCAGTTCCTCTACGTCGGCATGCAGACGGCGGTGTGGTCCTTCACCATCCGTCTGGCGCTCAACCTCGACCACTCGCTCAACGAGCGCAGCGCCTCGAACTTCATGATCTTCGCCTTCGTGGCCTTCTTCCTCGGCAAGTTCCTGGCGAACATCCTCATGACGCGCCTCGACGAGAACCTCGTGCTCGTCGGCTACTCGGCCGCCGGCGTCATCGCGCTGCTTTACGTGGTCCTCGCGCCGAACATCTCCGCGGTGTACGCCGCGATCCTCGTCTCCGGCCTGTTCGGCCCCTGCTGGGCGACGATCTACGCCCGCACTCTGGACTCGATCGAGGACAAGCGCCACACGGAGACCGGCGGCGCCGTCATCGTCATGGCCATCATCGGCGGCGCCGTCATCCCGGCGCTCCAGGGCCTCATCTCGGACACGGTCGGATCGATGCAGGTCTCCTTCACGATCAACATCGTCTGCTTCACCGCCGTCCTCCTGTACTTCCTGTCCGAGCACCGCCGCTCGCGCAGCACCGCACCGACCACCACCACCGGGGAGAAGGCCTGACCATGATCACGATCCCGCTCGACCAAGCACTGTTCACCTCCGAGCCCGCCGTCGTCGCACGCTCCGGAGCCGTCACCGCGACGGCCCACCGCTACGGCAGCGGCGTCGCAGCCCTCACCCTCGAGACCGCGCGCACCCGCGTCGAGCTCCTGCCGTTCATGGGCCAGATCATCTGGGACGCCGTCGTCGACGGCACCAGCCTGCGGATGGACAACATGTTCCACGAGCCCGTCCCGGCCACGGAGATCACCCAGACCTACGGGTGCTTCGCCTTCCACTCCGGGCTCCTCTCCGCCGGCTGCCCCTCCCCCGAGGACGACCACCCCCTGCACGGCGAGTTCTCCTGCGCCCCGATGCAGGAGGCACGGCTCGAGATCGATGACGACGCCGCCCGCGTCGTCTCCCGGTACGAGTACGTCATGGGCTTCGGGCACCACTACGAGGCCCGTCCGTGGGTCCGCGTGAGCGCGGGCTCCACCACCTTCGACATCGGCATGGAGGTCGAGAACCTCTCCGCCTACGCGCCCATGCCGCTGCAGTACATGTGCCACATGAACTACGCCTTCGTGCCCGGCGGGAGGATGACGCAGAACCTCCCGGAGGGAGCCTTCGAGCTGCGCCGCTCCGTCCCCGCGCACGTCCGCCCCACCCCGGAGTGGACCCGTCTCAACGAGGACATCCTCGCGGGCCGCCTCGACGCGGACTCCCTCGTCGGCGCGGAGGCCTTCGACCCCGAGATCGTGTACTTCGCGGACGACCTTCCCCGCTTCGGGGAGGACCTGGAGTTCACGCTCACCTCCCCGGAGGGGCGCGCCTTCGTCACCCGCTTCTCGTCGCACGACTTCCCCGTGGCGACGCGGTGGATCCTGCACAACCCCGACCAGAAGGTGGCAGCCTTCGTGCTGCCCGGAACCTCGAGGCCCGAGGGGCGGCTCGCCGCGGAGGCCGCCGGCACCCTCATCAGCCTCGAGGCCGGCCGCACCCGCCGCTTCGTCGTCACCACCGGTCTCAAGGAGGACTGACATGGCTAGCCGCTGCGACTGCGTACCCGGTGCCGACGATCCCCGGATCGCGGTGATCGGCTCCAACATGGTCGACCTCATCTCCTACATCCGGCGCATGCCGCACGAGGGCGAGACCCTCGAGGCCCCCGACTTCGCCATGGGCTGCGGGGGCAAGGGCGCCAACCAGGCCGTGGCGGCTTCCCGCCTCGGCTCCAAGGTGCTCATGGTGACGAGGGTGGGGAACGACATCTTCGCCGAGAACACGATCGCGAACTTCAGGCGGAACGGCATCGACACGACCTACGTGCTGCCGACCGACGCGACGAGCGGCGTCGCCCCGATCTTCGTCGACGAGGAGTCGCACAACTCGATCCTCATCATCAAGGGGGCGAACGCTCTGCTCTCGCCCGCCGACCTCGCCGCCGCGGAGGCCGACGTCGCCCGCTGCCGTCTCATCGTGCTCCAGCTGGAGATCCCCCTCGAGACCGTGTACGCGGCGATCGACATGGGCCACCGGCTCGGGATCCCCGTGCTCCTCAACCCGGCCCCGGCGCAGCCCGACCTCCTCCTCGAGCGGGTCCGCGGGTGCGACTTCCTCGTCCCGAACGAGTCCGAGCTCTCCCTGCTGACGGGGATGCCCGTGGACACCGAGCAGGACGTGCGCCGGGCGGCCTCGGTGCTCCACCGGGCGGGCGTGCGCCACGTCGTCGTCACGCTCGGCTCGCGGGGCGTCCTGTGGCTGAGCGACGAGGGCGAGGAGCTCCTGCCGGCCACGAGCGCCCACGCGCTGGACACCACCGGCGCCGGGGACGCGTTCATCGGCTGCTTCAGCCACGTCCTGGTCGAGACCGGCGACATCCGCGAGGCCATCGTCCAGGCCAACGTGTACGCGGGGGACTCCGTGACCAAGCGCGGCACCCAGACCTCCTACGCCACGGCTGAGGAGTTCGCCCGGGTCCGCGCCGAGCTCGAGCGCTGACGCCTGCGGGCTCTCAGCCGTCCCGCACAGAGGCAGACGTCCTCGGCAAACGGTGGCGCCGTCGGCGTCGCCGTGCGCCGAGGACGTCTGCCTCTGTGCCGGTGAGCCGGCTGACGGGCGGGCACCCCAGCGAGCGCGGCCGGGACGTCCGCACCACCGCCCGCCGGCGCGACTCCATACGATGTCCCCATGCCCACGACCGCGCCGCCGCTCACCGGGGAGCTCCACGTCGAGCACTCCTCCCCCGCCCGGGGGCTGAGCGCGGAGCAGTACGTCTACGAGATCGGCTCGTACCACTACAACTGGCACACGGCCCTCGAGGTGCTCGTGGTCGTCACCGGGCGCATCGAGGTCTGCGTCGCTGGCACGGCCACCACCTACGAGCCGGGCGACGTCATCGTCATCAACGCCAACGAGGGCCACGCGACCCTCGCCACCCAGCCGCGATCCACCGTCATGTGCCTGCACGTGTCGGCCGACTACCTGTCCTCCTTCACCGACGACGGCGCCGTCCCCCACTTCGACTGCCGCTCCACCGCCGCGACCCGCCCCCAGCCCGGCTTCGCCCGCCTCCGCACCCTCTTGGCCCGGATGATGATCGACGCCCACCGCACCGGACCGGGCGCCGACGCCGCCTGGGAGTCCCGGCTGCTCGACGTCGTCGCCGTCCTCTTCAACCACTTCCCGCCCACGAAGGCCGAGCCGAATGCCCCCGAGCCCGGCTCGGCGGAGAACAACCGGGCGCTGCGCCGCGCCGTCGACTACGTGGACGGGTCCTTCCGCGAGCGCGTCACCCTCGATCGGCTCGCCAAGCACGTCGGCTTCTCCCCGGGCTACCTCTCCCAAGTGTTCCCCCAGCAGGTGGGACTGACCTTCTCCGAGTACCTCACGCGGGTGCGGCTGCGGCAGGCGGTACGCGACCTCGGCGAGACCGACCACCTCATCGCGCAGGTGGCCGCGGACGCGGGCTTCCCGGACGTCAAGGCCTTCAACACGGCCTTCCGCCGGACCTTCGGGCGCACGCCGAGCGCCTACCGCCAGCTGCTCACGGCGGACACGGCGGCCGCCGACTCGGTCTTCCACAAGCGCTACGTCTCGCGCTCCGATGAGGACGTGAGCCGGGTGCTGCGCGCCTGGTCGGTGTCCACGCAGGAACTCGTCGACGACGACGCCCCCTGCGAGACGGCGGCGCGCCTGGCGCGCTCGTCCCCGGTGGACGAGGCCCTCGAGCTGACGCGCGCCCTGGCGGCGCGGCTCCAGCAGATCGTCGAGGACGACGAGCGCTGAGCGCGAGCCGGGCGCTGGCCGCTTCGGTCCGGTCGGCGGCAGGCGACGCGTCGCTGGCCCCTCGCGCCCGCCTCCGCTGCCGCACCCTCGGGGAGCCGACCGGCCACACCAGCTCGGAACTGTCCAAAACTCGCCACTTCAAACCCGACGCACCCGGCTCGCGCGACCCGCTTCCGCGGAATCCCGCGGTTCTTCCGCGGGACGGTTGAGCCGTCGCCTCTAGAAGTTGCGAGTTCTGGACAGTTCTCGGCGGACCACGCCCCGGACGCCTTCCGGCCCCGCCTCCAGACCGGGTGAATCCTCAGGTCGGACCTCCTGCCGGCCGGCCTCGAAAGCCGGTGCGCCGCCCCGCAGAACGGCGTCGTTCCAACGGGAACGCACCGTGCGCCGTCGGGCGGATCCTCATCCGCCGCCCCTCCCGGCACCGCTGCGACAGGCCCGCCGTCGGGACCACCGTCCCAGGCCGGCGGATGACCGATCGGAAGGACCAACTGCTCCCATCGGAGGAGTCTTCATCGCGTACCGAAACCCCAGGTTCGCGAAGGAGCCACCGTGACCGCCATCGACATCGCCGGCGTCAGCACCGAGGGCAAGAGCCCGATCGCCGAGATCGACGACGAGAAGCTCGCCGAGCTCTCCGACGTCGTCGCCCGCTTCACCTCCGTCGTCTCCCGTCGTCTCCCCGACGACGTCACGGCGCAGCTCAAGACGCTCGCCGAGGAGGAGACCAACCCCATGGCGACGATGATCTACAACACCATGCAGAAGAACCAGTCGCTCGCGGCTGAGCTCAAGCGCCCCTCCTGCCAGGACACGGGCCTCGTGCAGATCTTCGCCACAGTCGGCTCCCACTTCCCCTACATGGACGGCCTCGCCGAGGCCCTCAAGGCCTCCATCGCCGAGGCCACCAAGATGGCGCCGCTGCGCCACAACACCGTCGAGACCTTCGACGAGTACAACACCGGCACGAACGTCGGCTCCCACGCAGACTCCAAGTCCCCGTGGATCTACTGGGACGTCGCCGAGGGCCGCGACGACCTCACCCTCCACGTCTACCTCGCCGGCGGCGGCTGCTCCCTGCCCGGCCAGGGCAAGACCCTCATGCCCGGCGAGGGCTACGAGGGCGCCATGAAGTTCGTCCTCGACGTCATGACCTCCTACGGCCTCAACGCCTGCCCGCCGCTCCTCGTGGGCGTCGGCATCGGCTCTTCCATCGACGCCGCCTCCTACATGTCCAAGCTGGCGCTCATGCGGCCCGTCGGCTCGCACGCCTCCAACCCGAAGGTCGCGCAGCTCGAGGACGACCTCCAGGAGGCCATCGACTCGATCGGTCTCGGCCCCCAGGGCCTGGGCGGCTCCCGCTCCACGATGGGCGTCAACATCGAGAACTCCGCCCGTCACCCCTCCGTCCTGTCGGTCGCCGTCAACACCGGCTGCTGGTCGCACCGCCGCGGCACGATCCACTTCGACAAGGACCTGGGCTACGAGTTCCTCACCCACAAGGGCGTCGAACTCTGAGCCCACTGCGCCGCTTGGGCCCCACGGGCGAGAGCCCCGGGGCCGAGGGCGGCGCCACGTCGACGACGACACCACCACTGCACGGCTTCACTGAGAACGAGGACCAGACCCATGACTGACACCGCCACCGCCACCAGCACCGAGGCGCGCGAGGCCACCGACGCCGAGAAGCGCGAGGCCGAGGCCGCCGCCGAGGCCGCGACCGGCCGCACCATCACCCTGACCACCCCCATCAAGCGCGAGGACATCGAGGACATCAAGGTCGGTGACGTCATCTTCCTCGACGGTCACATCACGACCTGCCGCGACGTCGCCCACCGCCGCCTCATCGAGTACGGGCGCGAGCTGCCCGTCGACATCAACGAGGGCGCCATCCTCCACGCCGGCCCGATCATCCGCGTCGTCGACGAGGAGAAGGACGAGTTCGAGGTCGTCTCCGTCGGCCCGACCACCTCGATGCGCATGGAGAAGTTCGAGGAGGAGTTCATCGAGAAGACCGGTGTCCGCCTCATCGTCGGCAAGGGCGGCATGGGTCCGGGCACCGAGGCCGGCTGCGAGAAGTACGGCGCCCTGCACTGCGTGTTCCCCGCCGGCAACGCTGTCATCGCGGCGACCGAGGTCGAGGAGGTCGAGGGCGCGGAGTGGCGCGACCTGGGCATGCCGGAGACCCTGTGGACCTTCCGCGTCAAGCAGTTCGGCCCGCTCATCGTCTCGATCGACGCCCACGGCAACAACATCTTCGAGCAGCAGAAGGTCACCTACAACCAGCGCAAGGAAGAGGCGCTGGCCAAGCTCAACGAGAAGGTCCGGTACATCAAGTGAACCTCCTCGACGCCGTGCGCCCCGGCCGCAAGGGCGCTGACACCCCCGCGGCCGCGGGCGGCGACGTCGAGACCGGCGCCGTCGAACAGAGCGCGACGGAGCCGAGCGCCATCGAGCCGGCCGCCGTCGACGGCGGGGCGACGGGCGCCCACGAGGCCGTCCCGACCCCGCAGGACCCGCCGCGCATCGGGCTGGGCCACGAGACCAAGCCCTGGGCCCTGGCCGTCAGCCTCATCATCGGGCTGGGCCTGTGGCTCGTCCCGGCGCCGTCGGGCCTCACCGCCCCCGCCTGGCACCTCTTCGCGATCTTCCTCGCGACGATCGTCGGCATCATCCTCAAGGCCGCCCCCATGGGCGCCCTGTCCATCATTGCGATGGCCGTGTGCGCCGCGACCGGCGTCCTCGCCCCCGACGGCGACTCCGGCGACAAGGTCTCCGCGGCCCTGTCCGGCTTCTCCAACGGCACGATCTGGCTCATCGTCTCCGCCTTCTTCGCGGCCCGCGCCGTCATCGCCTCCGGGCTCGGCGAGCGCCTCGCCTACCTCTTCGTCAAGGTCTTCGGTAAGTCGACCATCGGCCTGGCCTACGGCCTCGGCCTCGCCGACCTCGTCACGAGCCCCGCGATCCCGTCGAACACGGCGCGCTCCGGCTACGTGTACCCCGTCATGATAAGCGTGGCGAAGGCCTTCGGCTCCGAGCCGGACTCCAAGGAGAGCCGCAGGAAGCTCGGCACCTACCTGGCGATGACGACCTACAACCTCAACCTGGCCGTCTCCGTCATCTTCTTCACTGGCGCCGCCCCGAACGCCATGAGCGCCAAGCTCGCCGAGGCCGCCGGCGTCACCGGGGTCAACTGGCCCGGCTGGCTCATGGCCTCCGTCGTGCCCGGCATGGTGGGCGTCATCGTCGTGCCGCTCGTCATCTACGCGATGAACAAGCCGACGATCCGCCGCACCCCCGACGCCGCCGCCATGGCCTCGCGCGAGCTCAAGCGGCTCGGCAAGGTCACCGCCCACGAGTGGGTCACCCTCGGCGTCTTCGTCATGATGATCATCCTGTGGGTCATGGGCGACTCCTTCATGAGCGCCACCACCGTGGCCCTGCTGGGGCTCGGTGCGCTGCTGCTCACCGGGGCCCTCACCTGGGACCAGATGAAGGCCGAGAAGTCCGCCTGGGACACCCTCACGTGGTTCGCGGCCCTCGTCATGATGGGCACCTACCTCAACGACCTCGGCTTCATCGGCTGGCTCGGCGACAACGTCGGCGCCCACATGCACGGCATGAGCGAGCTCGTCGCCTTCGCGGTCCTCACCGGGGTCTACGCCCTCACGCACTACCTCTTCGCCTCGGGCACCGCGCACACGGCCTCGATGTTCGGCGTGTTCCTCGGGGTCGGGCTGGCGCTCGGTCTGCCGGGCGTGCCGCTCACCGTGTTCCTCGGCGCCATCCCGACCCTCATGGGCTGCCTCACCCACTACGGCAACGGCCCCGCGCCGCTGTACTTCGGGTCCGGGTACGTCGAGCTCGGCGCCTGGTGGCGGACCGGCTTCGTGGTCGGCCTCGTGCACATGGCGATCTGGCTGGTCATCGGCCCGCTGTGGTGGAGCGTCATCGGGGTGTGGTGAGCGGGGTGTGGCGAGGGGGCGGCACGCCCGGCCCCACACGCAGCCTCAGCACCTTCCTCGCAGAAGCAGACATCCTCGGCAAACTGTGGCGACGTCGCCGCCGCAGTTTGCCGAGGATGTCTGCTTCTGTGCCGGCGAGCCGGTGGGCGTCCGCCGTGGCACCGATCGGGTGCGGCCGCAAACTGTGCTCTCGTCCGGCCGTCCACCGGTCGCGGCCGCAAACCGAGCACTCGTTGGCAAACCGGGCAGCCGTCGGCCGCACACTTTGCCAACGAGCACTCGGTTTGTCCTGAGTCGGGGCGCTCACTCGCAGCCGTAGACCTCCTCGGCAGCGGGAGGCGCCGACGGCGTCGACGGCTGGCAAGAGCGTCTACCGCTGTGCGCGCTGCAAGCGCTGGTGAGGGCTCCATCGGTCATTCCGGACCCCAGACGGGCTCCCTACCTGTCCGCGATACGCCACTGCCGCGCGCGTGCCGCCGCGGCGAACTGCGGGACACCGCACCGTGCCAGGTGCTCCAGGAGGGCATTCAGATCGACAGGAGGCCGCCGACTGTCCTCCGCCTGTCGACGGACCGCCTCGAGGACGAGATCCGGGGCGAGGTCCAGCTGATCGAGGAGGAACTCGTCCGGTCCGATCGCCCGGATCTCGTAGGGCTCGAGGGCGGTCTGAGGGAAGTCCTTGAGGTTCAAGGTGACGATGACGTCGGCGCGCCCGACGATGGCAGCGGCGAGGACATGCGCGTCGTCGGGGTCCGGGAGGCTGAGCGCGGATAGCAGTCCATCCCAGCCGGAGACCGAGGCGTCCTGGAAGGCTCTGTCCATCAGGTCGGTGCGACGCCGGGCAGCCCCAGCCTGGAGATCGGGATGGACCTCCTCGATCGCCGCGACGGTCTCATCGAGAATCCGTGCACTCCACAGGGAGCGGTAGAGGCCCTGCTCGGCGACCCGCAGGAGCGTGTCCGCGAGCGCGACGGGCACGAGGACGCAGGCGTCCAGCAGGGCGGAGAAACGGGCCATGCCCTGTCAGTCCCTCCCGTGACGAGCTCGACGGAGGGCAGCGTTGTAGTCGGCGGGTTCGTCGTACAGGCCCAGCTCGACGGCGTCCGCGGTCATGTCACTGAGGATGGAGGCCCGCTCCGTCGCCGTCTGCCGCTGGTACGCGACGACGTCCTCGAGGCGGACGCGGCGGTGCCGGCTGGCGCCGGGCTGCACGAAGGGGATACGGCCCGACTCGAGGAGCTTGACGACGGTCGGGCGGCTCACGCCGAGGAAGTCCGCGGCCTCCTGGGTGGTGAGCATCTGGTCAACGGGCGCGATCGTGATCGCCTTGCCGCGCTCCATCGCCCGCACGACATCGACGACGACGTCGAACACCTGCGCCGGCAGGTCCACGACCTGGCCGTCGGGCCCGACGAGGGCCGCTGGCCCGTCCGTCCGCGCGAGGAAGCGCGACAGGTCGAGCATGGGCTCGAGGTCCTCGGGAGGGAGAACCGTCGACGGGGTCTCAGCCGCAGTGGTGGTCATGCACCGACGATATCCGCAATTCGAAAAACTCGAAACCCCCATCGTGGCTGTTCCGCTCGCCATCACC from Actinomyces radicidentis includes these protein-coding regions:
- a CDS encoding sugar-binding transcriptional regulator, whose protein sequence is MDDAGSALTHKDVLALDVARLYHEAGLTQAEVAERVHLSRPTVSKLLSYAQRRGFVRIEVWDPREHDEAVIAALLDRFDLTEVRLVATHPHLPGQARAALAAQGADLLTALVRDGDVVAVQGSAVLADVVRCLAPAHLRSVRVVQMARSLSECLTGREETSSPALLASTLGAQATPLPCPLIAPSVPEANRLRSSSPLREALALIPEARVAVFTATSAERFAPLTDRLGLSQEDAESLRHHAAGELCARIIDADGCVCLPDLNNRTLGVSLTELRHIEQKVLLACGRDCAPVVRAALSSGYVDRLVVDVATARQVLALDAA
- the deoC gene encoding deoxyribose-phosphate aldolase, which translates into the protein MTRASLIDHTLLAPTAGRKAVTALCREAVDLGMASVCVNPVHVPLAAELVAGSGVAVCTVIDFPFGASSTRSKAEQTRIAVDDGATEVDMVVPLGAVKEHDWDRVEQDVRGVVEAAGADVTVKVILETCLLDDEEITRACDCTQAAGADFVKTSTGYSTGGATVHAVEVMHRAVGGSLGIKASGGIHSPEEMSAMLAAGATRIGASAGRALLAQEEQA
- the fucP gene encoding L-fucose:H+ symporter permease translates to MSTTVVETPRSRGLIPNRTRQLSDGYLDRTPIFQYILLSICFPMWGAAASLNDILITQFKSLFTLSDFASAFVQSAFYGGYFVLAIPASRIIRRWSYKTGILVGLTFYIVGCTMFFPASRMATYSVFLAAIFAIAVGLSFLETSCNTYSSMIGPKRLSTLRLNISQTFYPIGSIAGILMGKYLIFTEGASLHEQLQGLSPAEAHELSQQMLLRTLQPYRFLVIVLLLLLVVVALTQMPACKPQHETVSGTAKDQATIGETLSYLARNGRFRRGIVTQFLYVGMQTAVWSFTIRLALNLDHSLNERSASNFMIFAFVAFFLGKFLANILMTRLDENLVLVGYSAAGVIALLYVVLAPNISAVYAAILVSGLFGPCWATIYARTLDSIEDKRHTETGGAVIVMAIIGGAVIPALQGLISDTVGSMQVSFTINIVCFTAVLLYFLSEHRRSRSTAPTTTTGEKA
- a CDS encoding aldose 1-epimerase family protein; the encoded protein is MITIPLDQALFTSEPAVVARSGAVTATAHRYGSGVAALTLETARTRVELLPFMGQIIWDAVVDGTSLRMDNMFHEPVPATEITQTYGCFAFHSGLLSAGCPSPEDDHPLHGEFSCAPMQEARLEIDDDAARVVSRYEYVMGFGHHYEARPWVRVSAGSTTFDIGMEVENLSAYAPMPLQYMCHMNYAFVPGGRMTQNLPEGAFELRRSVPAHVRPTPEWTRLNEDILAGRLDADSLVGAEAFDPEIVYFADDLPRFGEDLEFTLTSPEGRAFVTRFSSHDFPVATRWILHNPDQKVAAFVLPGTSRPEGRLAAEAAGTLISLEAGRTRRFVVTTGLKED
- the rbsK gene encoding ribokinase, whose product is MASRCDCVPGADDPRIAVIGSNMVDLISYIRRMPHEGETLEAPDFAMGCGGKGANQAVAASRLGSKVLMVTRVGNDIFAENTIANFRRNGIDTTYVLPTDATSGVAPIFVDEESHNSILIIKGANALLSPADLAAAEADVARCRLIVLQLEIPLETVYAAIDMGHRLGIPVLLNPAPAQPDLLLERVRGCDFLVPNESELSLLTGMPVDTEQDVRRAASVLHRAGVRHVVVTLGSRGVLWLSDEGEELLPATSAHALDTTGAGDAFIGCFSHVLVETGDIREAIVQANVYAGDSVTKRGTQTSYATAEEFARVRAELER
- a CDS encoding AraC family transcriptional regulator, with product MPTTAPPLTGELHVEHSSPARGLSAEQYVYEIGSYHYNWHTALEVLVVVTGRIEVCVAGTATTYEPGDVIVINANEGHATLATQPRSTVMCLHVSADYLSSFTDDGAVPHFDCRSTAATRPQPGFARLRTLLARMMIDAHRTGPGADAAWESRLLDVVAVLFNHFPPTKAEPNAPEPGSAENNRALRRAVDYVDGSFRERVTLDRLAKHVGFSPGYLSQVFPQQVGLTFSEYLTRVRLRQAVRDLGETDHLIAQVAADAGFPDVKAFNTAFRRTFGRTPSAYRQLLTADTAAADSVFHKRYVSRSDEDVSRVLRAWSVSTQELVDDDAPCETAARLARSSPVDEALELTRALAARLQQIVEDDER
- the ttdA gene encoding L(+)-tartrate dehydratase subunit alpha, with translation MTAIDIAGVSTEGKSPIAEIDDEKLAELSDVVARFTSVVSRRLPDDVTAQLKTLAEEETNPMATMIYNTMQKNQSLAAELKRPSCQDTGLVQIFATVGSHFPYMDGLAEALKASIAEATKMAPLRHNTVETFDEYNTGTNVGSHADSKSPWIYWDVAEGRDDLTLHVYLAGGGCSLPGQGKTLMPGEGYEGAMKFVLDVMTSYGLNACPPLLVGVGIGSSIDAASYMSKLALMRPVGSHASNPKVAQLEDDLQEAIDSIGLGPQGLGGSRSTMGVNIENSARHPSVLSVAVNTGCWSHRRGTIHFDKDLGYEFLTHKGVEL